A window of the Cynocephalus volans isolate mCynVol1 chromosome 10, mCynVol1.pri, whole genome shotgun sequence genome harbors these coding sequences:
- the DOT1L gene encoding histone-lysine N-methyltransferase, H3 lysine-79 specific isoform X11 produces the protein MGEKLELRLKSPVGAEPAVYPWPLPVYDKHHDAAHEIIETIRWVCEEIPDLKLAMENYVLIDYDTKSFESMQRLCDKYNRAIDSIHQLWKGTTQPMKLNTRPSNGLLRHILQQVYNHSVTDPEKLNNYEPFSPEVYGETSFDLVAQMIDEIKMTEDDLFVDLGSGVGQVVLQVAAATNCKHHYGVEKADIPAKYAETMDREFRKWMKWYGKKHAEYTLERGDFLSEEWRERIANTSVIFVNNFAFGPEVDHQLKERFANMKEGGRIVSSKPFAPLNFRINSRNLSDIGTIMRVVELSPLKGSVSWTGKPVSYYLHTIDRTILENYFSSLKNPKLREEQEAARRRQQRESKSNATTPTKVPESKVVGPTDATPMDSGAEEDKVGAATVKKPSPSKARKKKLNKKGRRMAGRKRGRPKKMNTANPERKPRKNQTALDLLHAQTVSQTASSSPQDAYRSPHSPFYQLPPSVQRQSPNPLLVAPTPPALQKLLESFKVQYLQFLAYTKTPQYKANLQQLLDQEKEKNAQLLGTAQQLFSHCQAQKEEIRRLFQQKLDELGVKALTYNDLIQAQKEISAHNQQLREQSEQLEKDNCELRSQSLQLLKARCEELKLDWSTLSLEKLLKEKQALKSQISEKQRHCLELQISIVELEKSQRQQELLHLKSCVPPDDSLSLHLRGKGSLGRELEAEPGRLHLELDCAKFSLPHLNSMSPELSMNGHAAGYELCGTSSRPSSKQNTPQYLASPVDQEVVPCTPSHNGRQRLDKLSSLALPDYTRLSPAKIVLRRHLSQDHAGSSKVAASELHPRADHIKENGLPYQSPGLSNSVKLSPQDLRPPSPGALQMAAEKSSEKGLRERAHGSSGETITSLPISIPLSTVQPNKLPVSIPLASVVLPSRAEKRSTPSPVPQPRDSVSALEKQSGANAHSAGSKSLALAPAGFSYTGSVAISGALAGSPAPLVPGTEPAAFDESSNSGSLFATLGSRSSTPQHPPLLAQTRNSGPASPAHQLATSPRLSGATQGLLPDASKGDLTSDSGFSDPESEAKRRIVFSISAGAGSTKQSPSNKHSPLTSGTRGDSGQSHGQDSRKRGRRKRSSAGTPSLSAGVSPKRRALPSVAGLFTQSSGSPLNLNSMVSNINQPLEITAISSPENSLKSSPIPYQDHDQPPVLKKERPLSQTNGAHYSPLTSDEDQGSEDEPSSARIERKIATISLESKSPPKTLENGGSVAGRKPTATGEPVNSSKWKSTFSPISDIGLAKAADSPLQASSALSHNSLFSFRPAAEEPGADAKLSAHPRKSFPGSLSGADGLSPSTNPSNGFAFSGGLAADLSLHSLNDGASLPHKVPETASLSTPLSFPSQRGKEGASEANPFLNKRQLDGLGSLKGEGGKAKEVAELGLVLCGPVEKASLPHGSKAAKGRDRELDFKNGHNLFISAAAVPPAGLLSGPGLASVSSTSSAAPSTQTHRPFLGTFAPGPQFTLGPMSLQANLSSVAGSSVLQSLFSSVPAAAGLVHVSSATTRLTNSHAMGNFSSGVAGGTVGGVFNHAVPSASARPFGAGVGSGAVCSSAPLGLGPLQTAASTSASCFQAPASAESRPPPPPPPLPPPPHLGRAPVGPPILHAPPPPNVALPATPALLASNSAPVLLQSLAALPANHALSPPASAASLPSANASLSIQLAPLPHKGSRPSFTVHHQPLPRLALAQATPPLQQAGAAGPSAVWVSLGMPPPYAAHLAGVKPR, from the exons GTGTGGGCCAGGTCGTGCTCCAGGTTGCCGCGGCCACTAACTGCAAACATCACTATGGCGTTGAGAAAGCGGACATCCCAGCCAAGTACGCGGAG ACCATGGACCGAGAGTTCAGGAAGTGGATGAAATGGTATGGAAAAAAGCATGCAGAATACACA CTGGAAAGGGGCGATTTCCTCTCTGAAGAGTGGAGAGAGCGGATCGCCAACACAAG TGTTATATTTGTGAATAACTTTGCCTTTGGTCCTGAGGTGGATCACCAGCTGAAGGAGCGATTTGCAAACATGAAGGAAG gtggCAGAATCGTGTCCTCAAAACCTTTTGCACCTCTAAACTTCAGAATAAACAGCAGAAACTTGAGTG ACATTGGCACCATCATGCGGGTTGTGGAGCTGTCGCCTCTGAAGGGCTCCGTGTCGTGGACGGGGAAGCCGGTCTCCTACTACTTGCACACCATCGACCGCACCATA ctTGAAAACTATTTTTCTAGTCTGAAAAATCCAAAACTCAGG GAGGAACAAGAGGCAGCTCGGCGCCGGCAGCAGCGTGAGAGCAAGAGCAATGCGACCACCCCCACCAAGGTCCCCGAGAGCAAGGTGGTCGGCCCCACAGACGCCACCCCCATG GATTCTGGCGCTGAGGAAGACAAGGTGGGAGCGGCCACCGTCAAAAAGCCGTCCCCCTCCAAAGCCCGGAAGAAGAAGCTGAACAAGAAAGGCAGGAGGATGGCTGGCCGCAAGCGCGGGCGCCCCAAGAAGATGAACACTGCGAACCCCGAGCGCAAGCCCAGGAAGAACCAAACCGCACTGGACCTCCTGCACGCGCAGACCGTGTCCCAGACAGCGTCCTCCTCACCCCAGG ATGCATACAGGTCACCTCACAGCCCGTTTTACCAGCTACCTCCGAGCGTGCAGCGGCAGTCCCCCAACCCGCTGCTGGTGGCACCCACCCCGCCTGCGCTGCAGAAGCTG CTAGAATCCTTCAAGGTTCAGTACCTGCAGTTCCTGGCATACACAAAGACCCCTCAGTACAAGGCCAACCTGCAGCAGCTGCTCGACCAGGAGAAG GAGAAGAACGCCCAGTTGCTGGGCACGGCGCAGCAGCTCTTCAGCCACTGCCAGGCCCAGAAGGAGGAGATCAGGAGGCTCTTCCAGCAGAAACTGGATGAG TTGGGCGTGAAGGCTCTGACCTACAATGACCTGATCCAAGCTCAGAAGGAGATTTCTGCTCATAACCAGCAGCTGCGGGAGCAGTCAGAGCAGCTGGAGAAAGACAATTGCGAGCTCAGGAGTCAGAGCCTGCAGCTG CTCAAGGCTCGGTGTGAAGAGCTGAAGCTGGACTGGTCCACACTGTCCCTGGAGAAGCTGCTAAAGGAGAAGCAGGCCCTGAAGAGCCAGATCTCGGAGAAGCAAAGGCACTGCCTGGAGCTGCAG ATCAGCATCGTGGAGCTGGAGAAGAGCCAGCGGCAGCAGGAGCTCCTGCACCTCAAGTCCTGCGTGCCTCCCGACGATTCCCTGTCACTGCACCTGCGCGGGAAAGGCTCCCTGGGCCGTGAGCTGGAGGCTGAGCCTGGCAGGCTGCACCTGGAGCTGGACTGCGCCAAGTTTTCTCTGCCTCACTTGAACAGCATGAGCCCGGAGCTCTCCATGAATGGCCACGCGGCCGGCTATGAGCTGTGTGGCACGTCGAGCCGGCCCTCGTCCAAGCAGAACACCCCCCAGTACCTGGCCTCCCCCGTGGACCAGGAGGTCGTGCCCtgtacccccagccacaatggcCGGCAGCGGCTGGACAAGCTATCCAGCCTGGCCCTTCCTGACTACACCAGGCTCTCCCCAGCCAAGATTGTGCTGCGGAGGCACCTGAGTCAGGACCACGCAGGCTCTAGCAAGGTGGCTGCCAGCGAGCTGCACCCGCG AGCTGATCATATCAAGGAGAACGGCCTTCCCTACCAGAGCCCCGGTCTGTCCAACAGCGTGAAGCTAAGCCCTCAGGACCTGCGGCCCCCGTCCCCCGGGGCCTTGCAGATGGCAGCGGAGAAGAGCAGTGAGAAG GGACTGAGGGAGCGAGCCCACGGCAGCAGCGGGGAGACCATCACCAGCCTGCCCATCAGCATCCCGCTGAGCACAGTGCAGCCCAACAAGCTCCCCGTCAGCATCCCCCTGGCCAGCGTGGTGCTGCCCAGCCGCGCCGAGAAG AGGAGCACTCCCAGTCCTGTACCGCAGCCCCGGGACTCCGTGTCCGCACTGGAAAAGCAGAGCGGTGCTAACGCCCACAGCGCTGGGAGCAAAAGCCTCGCCCTGGCTCCTGCAG GCTTCTCCTACACCGGCTCAGTGGCCATCAGTGGGGCACTGGCTGGCAGCCCGGCACCCCTGGTCCCTGGCACTGAGCCGGCAGCCTTTGACGAGTCCTCTAACTCGGGGAGCCTCTTTGCCACCTTGGGGTCCCGCAGCTCAACGCCACAGCACCCCCCTTTGCTGGCACAGACCCGCAACTCCGGCCCGGCTTCTCCGGCCCACCAGCTCGCCACCAGTCCCCGGCTCAGTGGGGCCACCCAGGGCCTGCTCCCGGATGCCAGCAAGGGGGACCTGACCTCTGATTCCGGTTTCTCGGACCCAGAGAGTGAAGCCAAGAGGAGAATCGTCTTCAGCATCTCGGCTGGTGCAGGCAGCACCAAGCAGTCACCTTCCAACAAGCACAGTCCTCTGACTTCAGGCACCCGTGGGGACAGCGGGCAAAGCCATGGGCAGGACAGCCGCAAGCGTGGCCGGCGGAAGCGGTCGTCAGCTGGGACCCCCAGCCTGAGTGCAGGCGTGTCCCCCAAGCGCCGGGCCCTGCCTTCTGTTGCCGGCCTCTTCACACAGTCTTCAGGATCCCCCCTCAACCTCAACTCCATG GTCAGCAACATCAACCAGCCACTGGAGATCACAGCCATCTCGTCCCCAGAGAACTCCCTGAAGAGCTCCCCCATCCCCTACCAGGACCATGACCAGCCTCCCGTGCTCAAAAAGGAGCGGCCCCTGAGCCAGACCAATGGCGCCCACTACTCCCCGCTGACCTCGGACGAAGATCAGGGATCTGAGGATGAGCCCAGTAGTGCCAG aATTGAGAGAAAAATTGCAACAATCTCCTTAGAGAGCAAATCTCCCCCCAAAACCTTGGAAAATG GCGGCAGCGTGGCGGGAAGGAAGCCGACGGCCACGGGCGAGCCGGTCAACAGCAGCAAGTGGAAGTCCACCTTCTCGCCCATCTCCGACATCGGCCTGGCCAAGGCTGCCGACAGCCCGCTGCAGGCCAGCTCTGCCCTGAGCCACAACTCCCTGTTCTCCTTCCGGCCTGCTGCGGAGGAGCCTGGTGCCGACGCCAAGCTTAGTGCCCACCCCAGGAAAAGCTTTCCCGGCTCCCTGTCAGGGGCCGATGGTCTCAGCCCGAGCACCAACCCTTCCAACGGCTTCGCCTTCAGCGGGGGCCTGGCCGCAGACCTCAGTTTACACAGCCTCAACGACGGTGCTTCTCTCCCCCACAAGGTCCCCGAGACAGCCAGTCTGAGCACCCCGCTAAGCTTTCCCTCCCAGCGGGGCAAAGAGGGTGCCTCGGAGGCCAACCCCTTCCTGAACAAGAGGCAGTTGGATGGCCTGGGCAGCCTGAAGGGCGAGGGCGGCAAGGCCAAGGAGGTGGCCGAGCTGGGCCTGGTGCTGTGCGGGCCCGTGGAGAAGGCCTCCCTGCCACACGGCAGCAAGGCGGCCAAGGGCCGGGACCGTGAGCTCGACTTCAAGAATGGCCACAACCTCTTCATTTCCGCCGCGGCGGTGCCTCCTGCTGGCCTCCTCAGCGGCCCCGGcctggcctcagtgtcctccaCAAGCAGTGCGGCGCCATCCACGCAGACGCACCGCCCCTTCCTGGGCACTTTCGCCCCTGGGCCACAGTTCACCCTGGGCCCTATGTCGCTGCAGGCCAACCTCAGCTCGGTGGCCGGCTCATCCGTGCTGCAGTCCTTGTTCAGCTCTGTGCCAGCCGCCGCAGGCCTGGTGCACGTGTCGTCCGCCACAACCCGACTGACCAACTCGCACGCCATGGGCAACTTCTCTTCCGGGGTGGCCGGCGGAACAGTTGGAG GTGTCTTTAACCACGCGGTGCCTTCCGCCTCTGCTCGCCCGTTTGGAGCCGGTGTCGGCAGCGGCGCTGTGTGCAGCAGTGCCCCGCTGGGCCTGGGCCCGCTGCAGACGGCGGCCAGCACCTCGGCCTCTTGCTTTCAGGCCCCGGCCTCGGCCGAGAGTCGGCCGCCCCCTCCGCCTCCCCCGCTGCCTCCCCCTCCGCACCTGGGCCGGGCCCCTGTGGGGCCGCCCATCCTGCACGCTCCCCCACCGCCTAACGTCGCCTTGCCTGCTACCCCTGCGCTACTAGCCTCTAACTCTGCGCCTGTGCTTCTGCAGAGCCTCGCGGCCCTCCCCGCTAACCACGCTCTCTCGCCCCCTGCCTCTGCTGCCTCGCTCCCCTCTGCTAACGCCTCTTTGTCTATCCAGCTTGCCCCGCTCCCGCACAAGGGCTCCCGCCCCTCCTTCACGGTGCACCACCAGCCCCTGCCCCGGCTGGCCCTGGCGCAGGCCACACCCCCGCTCCAGCAGGCTGGCGCCGCGGGGCCGTCCGCTGTGTGGGTTTCCCTTGGCATGCCGCCTCCTTATGCCGCACACCTAGCGGGGGTTAAGCCGCGATAA
- the PLEKHJ1 gene encoding pleckstrin homology domain-containing family J member 1 isoform X1 — translation MRYNEKALQALSRQPAELAAELGMRGPKKGSVLKRRLVKLVANFLFYFRTDEAEPVGALLLERCRVAREEPGGFSISFVEDPERKYHFECCSEEQCLEWMEALRRASYEFMRRSLIFYRNEIQKMTGKDPLEQFGISEEARFQLSSLKRLQVKTQNAVGFP, via the exons ATGCGCTACAACGAGAAGGCGCTGCAGGCGCTGTCCCGGCAGCCGGCCGAGCTGGCAGCCGAGCTGGGCATGCGGGGCCCCAAGAAGGGCAGCG TGCTGAAGCGGCGGCTGGTGAAGCTGGTGGCGAACTTCCTCTTCTACTTCCGCACGGACGAGGCCGAGCCCGTGGGAGCCCTGCTGCTGGAGCGCTGCAGGGTCGCCCGGGAGGAGCCCGGCGGCTTCTCCATCA GCTTTGTCGAAGACCCTGAGAGGAAGTACCACTTTGAGTGCTGCAGCGAGGAGCAGTGTCTAGAGTGGATGGAGGCGCTGCGTCGGGCCAG CTATGAGTTCATGCGGAGAAGCCTCATCTTCTACAGGAACGAAATCCAGAAGATGACGGGGAAG GACCCTCTGGAGCAGTTCGGCATATCGGAAGAGGCCAGATTCCAGCTGAGCAGCTTGAAG CGTCTACAAGTGAAAACGCAGAATGCAGTGGGATTCCCTTAG
- the PLEKHJ1 gene encoding pleckstrin homology domain-containing family J member 1 isoform X2, whose product MRYNEKALQALSRQPAELAAELGMRGPKKGSVLKRRLVKLVANFLFYFRTDEAEPVGALLLERCRVAREEPGGFSISFVEDPERKYHFECCSEEQCLEWMEALRRASYEFMRRSLIFYRNEIQKMTGKDPLEQFGISEEARFQLSSLKA is encoded by the exons ATGCGCTACAACGAGAAGGCGCTGCAGGCGCTGTCCCGGCAGCCGGCCGAGCTGGCAGCCGAGCTGGGCATGCGGGGCCCCAAGAAGGGCAGCG TGCTGAAGCGGCGGCTGGTGAAGCTGGTGGCGAACTTCCTCTTCTACTTCCGCACGGACGAGGCCGAGCCCGTGGGAGCCCTGCTGCTGGAGCGCTGCAGGGTCGCCCGGGAGGAGCCCGGCGGCTTCTCCATCA GCTTTGTCGAAGACCCTGAGAGGAAGTACCACTTTGAGTGCTGCAGCGAGGAGCAGTGTCTAGAGTGGATGGAGGCGCTGCGTCGGGCCAG CTATGAGTTCATGCGGAGAAGCCTCATCTTCTACAGGAACGAAATCCAGAAGATGACGGGGAAG GACCCTCTGGAGCAGTTCGGCATATCGGAAGAGGCCAGATTCCAGCTGAGCAGCTTGAAGGCATGA